The following coding sequences are from one Portunus trituberculatus isolate SZX2019 chromosome 6, ASM1759143v1, whole genome shotgun sequence window:
- the LOC123518103 gene encoding LOW QUALITY PROTEIN: queuosine salvage protein-like (The sequence of the model RefSeq protein was modified relative to this genomic sequence to represent the inferred CDS: inserted 1 base in 1 codon) has protein sequence MAAAGSGMLWPREAGKFIASLSRDVKIRPDGVTKTARVVADAVKSGQLGMEAFKQNEVLPLGRGLTQGQLANWVFLIDSLNFNFWTPDGLPKYTVTHKGKTYTGYMAMVAAVNRALDEGRPMCDPAHYSTLTLQDLTHIFRSETPSQMPLLEKRFEVLQEISGILKEKFGGSFEGVIRKAENSAVKLVEVVTDXFPLFPDVASFEGRPVALYKRAQILAADLWMLYRGEAPGAFTDLRKLTMFADYRVPQSLAYLGALEYSDALMERLKDQYLFSSGDREEVEIRGCSIEATEQIVEAVRSVLQAEGGGDITSVEVDFFLWDYRVKHAAEVDKIPYHRVRCIFY, from the exons atggcagctGCAGGGTCAGGGATGTTGTGGCCGCGTGAGGCTGGTAAATTCATCGCCAGTTTATCCAGAGACGTGAAGATCAGGCCAGATGGGGTCACGAAGACTGCCAGGGTGGTTGCCGACGCCGTGAAGTCAGGTCAGCTCGGCATGGAGGCTTTTAAACAG AATGAGGTGCTGCCACTGGGCCGGGGACTCACCCAGGGGCAGCTCGCTAACTGGGTCTTCCTCATCGACTCGCTCAATTTCAATTTCTGGACACCCGACGGACTGCCCAAGTACACCGTCACTCACaaggggaag ACCTACACCGGCTACATGGCCATGGTCGCTGCTGTCAACCGAGCGCTGGACGAGGGGCGCCCCATGTGTGACCCTGCCCACTACTCCACGCTGACCCTGCAGGACCTCACTCACATCTTCCGCTCAGAGACGCCCTCACAGATGCCCCTTCTGGAGAAACGTTTTGAGGTCCTACAGGAAATAAGTGGCATCCTGAAGGAGAAGTTTGGTGGTTCCTTCGAGGGGGTGATCAGAAAGGCGGAGAACAGCGCAGTGAAGTTGGTGGAGGTAGTGACGG TGTTTCCCTTGTTTCCGGACGTTGCTTCTTTTGAGGGGCGTCCTGTTGCATTGTACAAGCGAGCACAGATACTGGCAGCCGACCTGTGGATGCTGTACCGTGGGGAAGCTCCTGGGGCCTTCACTGACTTGAGAAAGTTGACCATGTTTGCTGATTATCGAGTTCCGCAGTCCCTGGCTTACCTCGGTGCTCTGGAATACTCTGACGCCCTGATGGAAAGGCTGAAGGACCAGTATTTGTTCAGCAGTGGAGACAGAGAAGAG GTGGAGATCCGAGGGTGTTCCATCGAGGCAACAGAGCAGATCGTGGAGGCTGTGCGGAGTGTTCTGCAGGCGGAGGGAGGCGGGGACATCACTAGTGTTGAGGTGGACTTCTTTCTGTGGGACTATAGAGTGAAACATGCAGCTGAGGTGGACAAAATTCCTTACCACAGAGTGAGGTGCATCTTTTATTAg